The Syntrophotalea acetylenivorans genome contains the following window.
AGTTTGGCCAGGTAGCCCATTTCGCTGGACAGTTGGTTAATCGATTGATCGTGGACTAGCCGCAACTTGTTTTCCAGGCGCCGCAAATAGAGATAACCATCGGCCAGCAGGCGGGTTTCCTGGTCGTCAAGATGCTCCGTCTGCTGTAGGGCCTGCAGTGCTTCCAAAGTATTGGGTGAGCGCAGGCTCGAATCGGTGCTGCCATGGAGCAATTGCAGGTACTGAACCAGGAATTCGATATCCACCAGGCCGCCGCGGCCGGTCTTGATGTTGTAGTGAGAGCGGTCTTCACGGCCCAGCTCTTTTTCCATGCGTTGCCGCAAATGGTAGATCTCCTGCCGGGAGTCTGGGGGTAACGGTCGCCCGAAAACGATTTCCTGCTGAAGGTCGCTGATGCGTTGGGCGAAGGGGGGCGGCCCGACCACGACCCGGGCTTTGATCAAGGCTTGGCGTTCCCATAGTTGTGCCGATTGTTGATGATAAGCGCGAAACGCCGGGAAGCTGGTGACAAGCGGCCCCTGTTGGCCCGAGGGGCGCAATCGGGTGTCTATCTGGTAGACGCATCCTTCGCCGGTAATCAGCGAAAGAATTGAAATGATCCGTTGCGCCAGACGGGAAAAGTATTCCTGATTACTGCGGACCCTGAACAATGCCGGATCGCTGTTGGCGGCCGCTTGTGTCTGCCCCAGATCTTCGTAAATGAAGATGATGTCCAGATCCGAATGATAATTGAGCTCACGGCCGCCTAGTTTGCCCAGGGCCACGATGGCGAAAGCGGCTTCCCGTGTGTTTCCTTTGGCATCCTGGCAGGTGGGCAGGCCGTAACGGGGTAGAAGTTCGTTGCGGGCCATGGCCGTGGCCTGCTGCAGGCAGATTTCGGCCAGCAGGGTAAGTTGACCGGGACCTTGCTGCAATGACAGATTTCCGCGAATATCGCCAAGAGCCACGCGCAACAGTTCTTCATTGCGAAAACAGCGCAAGGCATCGAGTTTCTCTTCATAGTCACCGGCCCGTTCAAAGTGTTTGGCTAAGTCCGCTTCGAGCCGGTCGCGGGCTTTTTCCGGGTCGCTATCCTGGACGGCAACCAAAAAATCCAGGGTGCCGGGGTGTTGAATGAGGATTCGTGACAGAAATTGACTGGTGCCGAACAGAGAGACCAGCAGCTTTATCAGCGGACGGTTTTCAGCCAACAAGGCGAAGAAGGTTGCTCTAGCCCGCAATGCACCGAGAAAGCGTTCCAGGTTGCGGAAGGCCATGTCCGGTTCCGGCAGGGCGATGACCTCGCACAGCAGCATCGGTGCAAGGCGGTTGAAGTGGCGGCGTGCCTGCGGGGAAAGGGGATGCCGGGGCGGGCCGTCGCGCAGGGCGGTGAGGGTGTCGCAGGCACCGACCGGGTCCGTGAATCCCTTGGCTTTCAATAAACCTTGTAACTCGGCAGGCTCGGCTGCGGGATCGAATAGATAGGCAACTTCTGCAGGAACGGCATCCGCTTCTTCTTCACTGGTATAAAACAGATCGTGGTAGATGGCGGAGACTTCCCGGCGGTAGCTTTCCAAGATCTGGCGAAACTCGGCACAGTCGGTAAATCCGCAGCGCCGGCCAAGTCGTTCGAATTCTATTTCATCGGTAGGCAGATTATGGGTCTGGCGTTCCTGTACCACCTGGATACGATGCTCGACGGTGCGTAAAAAGGTATAGGCTTCACTGAGAATCACGGTTGTTTCGGCATCGATCAGACCGTGACTTTGCAGTAATGTCAAGGCACGCAGGGAGTTCTTCTCGCGCAAAGCGGGATTCTTGCCGGCATGAATGATTTGCAGGGCCTGAATGAAGAACTCGATTTCCCGAATTCCTCCCCGGCCGAGTTTGAGATTGAGTTCGCCTTCCCGTTCGCGGGTCAGGTTGTTATCAATCTTTTGCTTCATGACCTTGAGATCGTCGATCATGGTGTAATCGAGATATCTGCGATAGATAAATGGCTCAAGGTTCTGTAAGAGTTGCCAGCCAAAATCGACGCAGCCGGCGACCGGCCGGGCTTTAAGCATAGCCGAGCGTTCCCAACTCTGCCCCCAGTGCTCGTAATAAGATTCGGTACTGCGCAGAGAACTGGCGATTTCACCGGAGCGTCCTTCGGGTCGCAGACGCAGGTCGACGCGGAACACGAAGCCGTCGGCGGTGACCTGATGCATGGCCTGGTTGATCTTCTCTCCCAGCTTGACGAAGTACTGGTGCAAGGAGATACGGTTGCGTACGGTATCTCCATCGGCGATGCCGGCGGTTTCGCCCTGCTCGCAGCTGTAACAGTAAATCAGATCGATATCCGAGGAAAAATTGAGTTCGCCTCCGCCGAATTTACCCATAGCCAGGACGGTGAACTTCGCTTCGGAACCAGGTTGGCCGCTGTCGGGACCGAGCAGCGGGGCGCCAAAGCGTTCGCGCAGCAGTTCGTCGCAGATTTGATAGGAGCGTTGCAGGGTGGCGGAGGCCAGATCGGAGAGTTCTGCCGTGGTGACGGTCAGATCGGCCAGGCCCGTCAGGTCGCGGGTGGCGATGCGCAGGATTTCCTGTTGTTTGAAGTGGCGCAGGCCTTTTTGTAAATCCTCGAAGGAAGACCCGGGCGGGATTCGCTGTTGCAATTCGGCCAGCATGGCCGAATGGTCTTTGGCCTGGCAGTAATCGTCATGGAGAAAAAGGCTGTCGAGCAGACTGTTGTGCCGGAACAGGATTGTGGCCAGAAACTGGGACGCACCGAGGACGGTGAGCAGTACTTCCAAGCAGGCCGCTTTGGACAATAGAGTATCTAATGTCTCGTTGTTCAGACCACTTGCGAGGCGTTCCAGGGAATTAATTGCCTGGTCGGGAGCGGCGCTTGCCAGGGCCGATCGGGTCAGATCGATGAGCTGTTCTTCGCTGAGACCGTGTTCCTGCAGCAACAGCAGATTGGCGGCGCTTTTATCCGGCTCCTGATAACCGCAGGCTGCGAGCAAGGTGGCGAGACCTGCCTGGTCCTGTTTACCTAGGGTGTCAGACAGTTGGGCCGTTGGAAAAGATGGTCCCATAGACATCAGTCCTGTTTTGCCAGCAATTCAGCCAGAGAGGTCCGATAGTCGCCCCGCGCCACTCCCCGTTCAGTAATGATAGCGCTGACCAGTCGGGCCGGAGTAACGTCAAAGGCCGGATTGCGCACCCCAATGCCTTCCGGTGCCAGCCGGGTCTTGGCGCAATGAGTGACTTCCGCTTCGTCCCGTTCTTCAATGGGGATCATGCTGCCGTCGGCAAGGGCCGGATCGATGGTCGAGATGGGCGCGGCGACATAGAAGGGCAAGTTGTGCTCTTTGGCCAGCACCGCCACGGTGTAGGTGCCGATCTTGTTGGCTACATCACCGTTGGCGGCGATGCGGTCGGCACCAACGATCACGCAGTCGATCTTTCCCTGGTTCATCAGTGCGCCGGCCATGTTGTCGCAGATCAGGGTGACCGGAATGCCGTCCCGGTGCAGTTCCCAGGCGGTGAGTCGTGATCCTTGCAGGAACGGTCGGGTTTCGTCGGCGTAAACCATAACCTTTTTGCCGGATTCGACGGCGGCGCGAATGACGCCAAGGGCGGTGCCGTAGCCGCCGGTGGCCAGCGCCCCGGCGTTGCAGTGGGTCAAAATCCGGCTGCCGTCGGCAATCAGTGGCGCGCCGTTAGCACCCATGGTGCGGTTGATCTGCTCATCCTCGGCGGCGATATTCAGGGCTTCTTGCAGTAAGCGCTCTTTGATCTCGGCTAAAGGCTGTTGGCAATGTTCCTTGGCGATACGCTGCATGCGCTCCAGAGCCCAGAACAGATTGACCGCCGTCGGCCGGGTGGCGGCCAGTACAGAGCAGACTTTTTCCAGTTGAGCAGCGAAACCTGCAAAATCGTCAGCGGCGATATCCCGAGCGCCGAAGGCCGCACCGAAGGCAGCGGCAACACCGATGGCCGGCGCTCCGCGTACCACCATGGTTTGAATCGCCTCGGCCACACCCTGGTAATCGGTGTATTCGAGCCAGACTTCCTCGGTCGGCAGCAGCCGTTGGTCGATCATGCGGCAGATGCCGTCATGGTATTGGATCGGTTTTATGGACATGTAGAATCTCCCGAAAAATGCGGCCCGAGGTGCGCGGTCCGCGGAAAATACCGTAATGCGTGACGCGTAATGGGTTAAAACCCTTTACGGCTTGACCACTCACGCCTTACGGCTTTATCCCTTACGTCTCGGGGCTTTATTCCCCGGCCAGCTTCTTCTTCAACAATTCGTTGAGGGTCGCCGGATTGGCTTTGCCTTTGCTGGCTTTCATGATCTGGCCGACGAAGAAGCCGAGCAGCTTCTCTTTACCTCCCCGATACTCGGCGACCTGCCCGGGATTGGCGGCCAGTACTTCATCGACCAGGGGCTCGATAGCGCTCAGGTCGGTAACCTGTTTCAGACCCTGTTCTTCGATAATAGTATCGGCATCCTTCCCCGATTTCCACATGGCGTCGAAGACTTTTTTAGCAATTTTGCCGGAGATGGTGTTGTCGTCGATGCGCTTCAGCATGCCGGCCAGCAACTGCGGTGTCACCGGACAATCGTTGATTTCCAGGCCATTGTCATTCAGGGCGCGCTGGACCTCACCCATCACCCAGTTGGAGCAGAGTTTGCCGTTGCCATGCAGTTTAACCAGGGCATCGTAATAGTCGGCAATGGCGCGCTCGGCGGCCAGCACCTCGGCATCGTAGCGGGGGATATCGTATTCCTCGACGAAACGCTCGATCTTGGCAGCGGGCAGTTCGGGCAACTCACGGCGAGCCCTCTCGATCCACTCTTCGGAGACCAGTAAAGGTACCAGGTCGGGATCGGGGAAGTAGCGGTAGTCGTGGGCCTCTTCTTTACCGCGCATGGAGCGGGTGGTGCCGCTGGCGGTGTCGAACAGGCGGGTTTCCTGAACCACCCGGCCACCTTCTTCCAGAATGTCGGCCTGACGTTCAATCTCGTAGTCGATGGCTTGTTTGATAAAGCGGAAGGAGTTGATGTTCTTCAGCTCGGCGCGGGTGCCGAACTCCTTCTGCCCCCAGGGCCGAATGGAGACGTTGGCGTCGCAACGGAAGGAGCCTTCTTCCAGATTGCCGTCGCAGACGCCGAGGTAGACCACGATCTGATGCAGTTTCTTCAGGTAGGCGATGGCCTCATCGGAAGAGCGCATATCGGGTTCGGAGACAATCTCCATCAGCGGGGTGCAGGCCCGGTTGAGGTCGACTCGTGACCCTGCTTCGTTGCCGTGGAGCAACTTGCCGGCGTCTTCTTCCATGTGAATACGGGTGATGCCGATGGTTTTACTGCCATCGTCGGTCTCTATGTCGAGGCGACCGTGTTCGCAGATCGGCAGCTCGAACTGGGAGATCTGGTAGCCCTTGGGCAGATCGGGATAGAAGTAGTTCTTGCGGGCGAAGATCGACCGGGGGGCGATGGTGCATTCGGTAGCCAGACCGGTTCGAATGGCATACTCGACCACCTTTTTATTCAGCACCGGCAGGGCGCCGGGAAGTCCCAGGCAGACCGGGCAGGTCTGGGAGTTGGGCTCGTTGCCGAAGGTGGTGGAGCAGTTACAAAAGATCTTGGTGTCGGTAGTGAGCTGAGCATGGACCTCCAGCCCGATGACGACTTCATATTTGGATAGCATAGTTTCAATCCTTCCGGATTAGGCAGCATATTGTGAACAGAAAACAGAATCTTGGTTATGCCCTTGTCTTCAATTCTTTTTACCACGCGTTCACTTCGCTCACTAGAGCACACAGAGGTCACAGAGGTCACAGAGAAAACCCGCATATTTTTCTGACCTTCTCTGTGTCCTCTGTGGTGAAACTTTTTGACCTTGACAGGATCATCAAGTGGAATCACGTGCATAACCAATAACAGAATTTTCGGACCCACGGCTGTCCTGGCGTTAAAGCGGCGCTTTTTTACAATGCCAGTCGCCGGCCTGTTCAAAGGCGTAAGCGGTTCGCAGCAGGGTCTCTTCGCCGAAGGGACGGCCGATGAGCTGCAGGCCGATGGGCAGGCCCTTTTGAGACATGCCGCAGGGCAGACTCATGCCGCAGGTTCCGGCCAGATTGACCGGAATGGTGAAGATATCCGACAGGTACATCTGCAGCGGATCGGCTGTTTTTTCGCCAATTTGAAAGGCGGGAGTCGGTGCTACCGGGGTCAGGATGACATCGACCTGGTTGAAGGCGTCGAGGAAATCCTGGCGGATCAAGGTACGAACCTTTTGGGCCTTGAGATAGTAAGCGTCGTAGTAGCCGGAGGAGAGAGCGTAGGTGCCGAGCATGATGCGGCGCTTGACTTCGGGACCGAAGCCGGCCGCGCGGCTCTGCATGTACATATCGATAAGGCCTTGCTCTCGATCGACCCGCTGACCGTAACGCACACCGTCGTAACGGGCCAGGTTGCTCGAGGCCTCGGCGGTGGCGATGAGATAGTAGCAGGCGACGGCGTAATCGGTATGGGGCAGAGAGACTTCTACAGGTTCCGCACCGAGTTCTCTTAAGGTATCGACGGCCTTTTCCACTGCCTGCTTAACGTCGGGGTCGAGCCCTTCGATGAAATACTCTTTGGGCAATCCGACTTTCAGGCCTTTAACCCCGTCCTTGAGGGTTGCCCGGTAGTCCGGTACCGGCACGTCTACCGAGGTCGAGTCGGCTGGATCGTAACCGGCCACCGCCCCGAGGAGCATGGCGCAGTCTTCTACATCCCGGGTGACGGGGCCAACCTGGTCGAGGGAGGAGGCGTAGGCGATTACCCCGTAGCGGGAAACCCGGCCGTAGGTCGGTTTGAGCCCGACCACGCCGCAGTGGGATGCCGGCTGGCGGATCGAGCCGCCGGTGTCGGTGCCGAGAGTGGCTATCGCCTGACGAGCGGCGACGCAGGCCGCCGAACCGCCGGAGGAACCGCCGGGCACACAGTCAACCTTCCAGGGGTTGCGCACCGGGCCAAAGGCACTGTTCTCGTTTGAGCTGCCCATGGCGAACTCATCCATGTTGAGCTTGCCGAGGATGACAGCCCCCTGTTCCTTGAGTTTGGCTACCGCGGTGCCATTGTAAGGCGGAACAAAGTTGCTGAGAATCTTTGATGCGCAGGTGGTGCGTAGCCCTTCGGTGACAAAAATATCCTTCAGGGCCAGCGGAATGCCGGTCAGAAGAGCGTCGTCACCCGCTTTGAGACGAGCGTCGGCTGCCTCGGCCTGCAACAGGGCATCCTGCTCACAAACGGTGATAAAGGCGTTGACCCGCTCGTCGGTGGCAGCGATGCGGTCGAGAAAGGCCCGGGTCACTTCCTGTGCCGAGGTCTTACCCTCCCTGAGCAGATCGTGCAATTGGTGGATAGTCAGGTCGGTCAGTTGCATAATTCAATTCTCCAAAACAAAATCGCTCAGTAGCGGCGGCGACTATTCAATGACTTTAGGCACCAGGAAACAACCGTCATTGGCCTCCGGCGCATTTTGCAGGGCCTTTTCGGTGCCGATGGACGGCCGCGCCGTATCTTCGCGAAAGGCGTTTTCCATCGGTACCGCATGGGCCGTGGGCACGATGTGATCGGTGTCCAGCTCGTTAAGTTTTTCAACGTAACCGAGTATGGCATCCATCTCGCTGGTCAGGGCTTCGAGTTCGTCCTTCGAAAGGGCCAGCCTCGCCAGTTGCGCAACGTGCTCAACCTGTGTTCGGGTTATCTTCATATATTCAACCTCCGTGAAAATCTGGTCTGTTCGCAATAAGAGCACAACCTAACATGGCAAAGGCCGTTTTTTCAAGGTTTAAGGCGGCAAAGTAAGCTCTCTGTCAGGCAGGTCTGGAAGGATATTTACGGTTCCTTAAAAGCTGTTTCTGGAGTTGCTTTAGAAAAAGAAGACATTCCAATGCGTAGAGAAAATATAGATTAAAGGGGAGTGGAAATTGCATACAATCACCCTCTAGCAAGATTAAGTTGATAAAAATTGTAGGGTATTTTTGGAGTTCTAGGGAATATGACTAGTAATCGCAAGAAGTTCGGCGAAATATTGCTGGAAATGGGTGTGATCAGCGAAAATGACCTGGACACCGCTTTGTCACGTCAAAGGGTGTCAAAAAAACCACTTGGTCAAGTTTTTGAAGAGTTGGGCGTGATTTGCGACAAAGATATTCTGCGGATTCTGGCTCGACAATTTAATCTTAAAAAAGTCGAGGAGATCGGACGACCGCCGGTGCCGAAGGAAGTGCTTGAACTCATCGATGGTGAAATGGCGCTGGAAAATCTTATCTTTCCCCTTGGGATCAGTAACGGGAAACTGCTTCTTGCTACCAGCGACCCCCTGAATTTCTCTGCGATGGATAAATTGGCCTTTCGTACCGGGTTGCAGGTTGAACCCTACTTGGCAACTCCGACGGAAATTACCCGGGCCATCAAGAAATACTATCTGAAAGAAACCGCGGCGGACGATAATCAAAATCAGACGGTGCTTGTGGTAGACGATCAACAACCGTATCGAGTGACTTTGTGCAACCATCTGCAAAAAGATGGCTATACTGTAATTGAGGCTGAAAATGGTGCCGATGGCTTAAAGCAGGTTTTAAGTCATCAGCCGAAATTGATTTTGTTGGAAACGGGTTTGCGAGGCATGGACGGTAAAGATGTGTTTCGTACGTTGCAGACCAACAGTTTGACTCGCCAGGTTCCGGTGATTGCTCTTTCTTCGCGAGCTTATCCTGAGGAGGAGGCGAAATATCTCGACATGGGATTTTTCGACTTTATTGCCAAGCCTTATAATTATGTTCGCCTGATGGCAAGGGTTCGACGAGCGTTGTGCTTTAACCGTGCATGTCCAGTTGTGAGCTTGGGTGATGTTCCGTATCCTGGCTTGAAAAAAATAGATGCCCACCAGATGTAAACTTTAAACCTTTTGGTGCGTCTCTTTATAAAAATAGGGTGCCGGTTGCGGATGGAAATTTTGCTTGCTTTCTGATTAGGTCGTGATAAAAGTAGGTTCGTTCTAATTGAAAAGGTACCGATTACCTGAAACACTTTGTTTTTCCTTGCGACGATGAAAAGGAGAGTTTTTATGAAACGCATTTTGATCTGTATATCTATTGCCTGTCTTATTTTGGCCGGTTGCAGCCAGCCCATGACCCGTACCCAGAAAGGGACCGCTATTGGTGCCGGTGCCGGTGCGGTGGTCGGCGCAGGTCTCGGCCAGTTGATTGGCGGCGACACGGAAGGGACCCTGATCGGTGCCGGTATCGGTGCTGCCTTGGGTGGCACCGCCGGTGGTTTCTTCGCCAATTATATGGAGAAGCAGGAAATTGCCATGAATCAGGCTCTGGCCGGTGTCGAAGGCGCCAGTGTTCAGCGTGATATGGAAGTTTTGGCGGTTACTTTCAAGTCGGATGTGCTGTTCGATGTGAACTCCTACGCTTTGAAGCCGGGCGGTTACGACGAGCTGCAACGGGTTTCTCAGGTACTGAACAACTATCCCCAGACCAACATTCAGGTCGCCGGTCATACCGACAGTACCGGTAGTGAAGCCTATAACCAAAAGCTTTCCGAGCAACGGGCAATGGCCGTCAAGAATATGCTGGCCGGATACGGGGTATCGGCTATGCGCCTGACCACGATTGGTTTCGGCGAGACCAAGCCCATAGCCAGTAACGTCACCGAAAGCGGTCGGCAGTTGAACCGCCGGGTGGCGATCACCATTACTCCCCGTCAGCAACAGCAACAGTATCAGAATTAAATAGGCTTCTTAGCCACGGTATAGCAGGTTTGCTTTGAAACGCCCGTTCCTTAGTCAGGAACGGGCTTTTTTACTGCCAGTTTGAGCCGGTGTGCTTGACCTATTGGTCGGAAGGTATTTTAATGTCTATATGTATTGAGAGGTGAATCTTCGGTCCACCCACCCTCAGGGAAGATTTTTACCACAGAGACCACAGAGTAAGACAAGGCCTTCGATTGAAGTAGGTGCTCCCGGGTTTCTTCGTGTGTTCTGTGGTGAATGTTTGTTTTTTGGACTTGTCCGACAAAATGCTGTTCTGTCAGCTGCCGGGTGTTTAAGCTTTCTTTACGACCCTGGAGATAAGGATGTTTATTATGCTGGATGCCTACCTGCAACATCAATCCGAACGAAACCGACAGGGTATTCCGCCGTTGCCGCTGAATGCGGAACAGGTGACCGGTTTATGCGAACTGCTCTGCGAACCTCCAGCAGGGCGGGAAGAGCTCTTGTTGGCCCTGCTGACGGACCGGGTACCACCGGGGGTGGACGAGGCCGCTCAAGTCAAGGCGGATTTTCTCGGGCGAATACTACGGCAAGAAATCAGTTCGCCTCTACTCGATGCCGAGGGAGCCATTGACCTGCTTGCCGCCATGATGGGAGGCTACAATATCCCTCCCCTGGTAGCCGCTCTTGATGATCCTGAGTTGGGTGTTAGAGCCGCTGCAGCACTTTCCGGACTGATTCTGGTTTACGATGCTTTTGATCAGGTGTTGGCCAAAACTGAGACGAACCCTCTGGCTCGGCAGGTTGTCGAATCCTGGGCCGCGGCTGACTGGTTTGTACGCCGCTTGCCTCTGCCCCAGCAGTTACGGGTCAAGATCTTCAAGGTTGAAGGGGAAATCAATACCGACGATTTTTCGCCGGCCAGCGATGCCTGGAGTCGGCCCGATATCCCCCTGCATGCTCTGGCGATGGGTCGCAGTCGTTTTGCCGGCGGCATCGAAACGATCGCTAGCTGGCGTGCTGCAGGCCATCAAGTGGCCTTTGCCGGCGATGTGGTCGGTACCGGCTCTTCCCGCAAATCCGCCTGCAACAGCCTGCTCTGGCACATTGGCGAGGATATTCCCGGCGTGCCCAACAAGCGAAGGGGCGGCGTGGTCCTTGGTGGCGTCATTGCACCGATTTTCTTTAATACTGCACAAGATTCGGGGCTTTGCCGCTGGAGCTGGACATCAGCGCCCTTCGGCATGGCGCCGAAGTGGTCATCGACACGCTTGCCGGTGAAATTCGCGACGAAACCGGCAACGTATTGACGACCTTTTCGTTGCGGCCCGATACACTGGCTGATGAATACCGGGCGGGCGGTCGCATCCCGCTGATTATCGGCCGGGCTTTGACCGAACGGGCTTGCCGGGCGTTGAAATTGGAATCATGCACGTTGTTTGCCGAGGCACAGAATCCACAACCGAAGGCTGGGCAGGGTTACAGTCTGGCGCAAAAACTGGTGGGCAAGGCCTGCGGTCTGCCGGGGGTATTGCCCGGTACGGCCTGTGAGCCGCGTATGACCACCGTCGGTTCTCAGGATACCACCGGTCCCATGACCGCCGACGAGCTTAAGGAGCTGGCCTGC
Protein-coding sequences here:
- the glnE gene encoding bifunctional [glutamate--ammonia ligase]-adenylyl-L-tyrosine phosphorylase/[glutamate--ammonia-ligase] adenylyltransferase; the encoded protein is MGPSFPTAQLSDTLGKQDQAGLATLLAACGYQEPDKSAANLLLLQEHGLSEEQLIDLTRSALASAAPDQAINSLERLASGLNNETLDTLLSKAACLEVLLTVLGASQFLATILFRHNSLLDSLFLHDDYCQAKDHSAMLAELQQRIPPGSSFEDLQKGLRHFKQQEILRIATRDLTGLADLTVTTAELSDLASATLQRSYQICDELLRERFGAPLLGPDSGQPGSEAKFTVLAMGKFGGGELNFSSDIDLIYCYSCEQGETAGIADGDTVRNRISLHQYFVKLGEKINQAMHQVTADGFVFRVDLRLRPEGRSGEIASSLRSTESYYEHWGQSWERSAMLKARPVAGCVDFGWQLLQNLEPFIYRRYLDYTMIDDLKVMKQKIDNNLTREREGELNLKLGRGGIREIEFFIQALQIIHAGKNPALREKNSLRALTLLQSHGLIDAETTVILSEAYTFLRTVEHRIQVVQERQTHNLPTDEIEFERLGRRCGFTDCAEFRQILESYRREVSAIYHDLFYTSEEEADAVPAEVAYLFDPAAEPAELQGLLKAKGFTDPVGACDTLTALRDGPPRHPLSPQARRHFNRLAPMLLCEVIALPEPDMAFRNLERFLGALRARATFFALLAENRPLIKLLVSLFGTSQFLSRILIQHPGTLDFLVAVQDSDPEKARDRLEADLAKHFERAGDYEEKLDALRCFRNEELLRVALGDIRGNLSLQQGPGQLTLLAEICLQQATAMARNELLPRYGLPTCQDAKGNTREAAFAIVALGKLGGRELNYHSDLDIIFIYEDLGQTQAAANSDPALFRVRSNQEYFSRLAQRIISILSLITGEGCVYQIDTRLRPSGQQGPLVTSFPAFRAYHQQSAQLWERQALIKARVVVGPPPFAQRISDLQQEIVFGRPLPPDSRQEIYHLRQRMEKELGREDRSHYNIKTGRGGLVDIEFLVQYLQLLHGSTDSSLRSPNTLEALQALQQTEHLDDQETRLLADGYLYLRRLENKLRLVHDQSINQLSSEMGYLAKLAHRLDYAGDHPEEQLLADYRQTTEKIRGIFDRYLTPS
- the mtnA gene encoding S-methyl-5-thioribose-1-phosphate isomerase, coding for MSIKPIQYHDGICRMIDQRLLPTEEVWLEYTDYQGVAEAIQTMVVRGAPAIGVAAAFGAAFGARDIAADDFAGFAAQLEKVCSVLAATRPTAVNLFWALERMQRIAKEHCQQPLAEIKERLLQEALNIAAEDEQINRTMGANGAPLIADGSRILTHCNAGALATGGYGTALGVIRAAVESGKKVMVYADETRPFLQGSRLTAWELHRDGIPVTLICDNMAGALMNQGKIDCVIVGADRIAANGDVANKIGTYTVAVLAKEHNLPFYVAAPISTIDPALADGSMIPIEERDEAEVTHCAKTRLAPEGIGVRNPAFDVTPARLVSAIITERGVARGDYRTSLAELLAKQD
- the gatB gene encoding Asp-tRNA(Asn)/Glu-tRNA(Gln) amidotransferase subunit GatB; this translates as MLSKYEVVIGLEVHAQLTTDTKIFCNCSTTFGNEPNSQTCPVCLGLPGALPVLNKKVVEYAIRTGLATECTIAPRSIFARKNYFYPDLPKGYQISQFELPICEHGRLDIETDDGSKTIGITRIHMEEDAGKLLHGNEAGSRVDLNRACTPLMEIVSEPDMRSSDEAIAYLKKLHQIVVYLGVCDGNLEEGSFRCDANVSIRPWGQKEFGTRAELKNINSFRFIKQAIDYEIERQADILEEGGRVVQETRLFDTASGTTRSMRGKEEAHDYRYFPDPDLVPLLVSEEWIERARRELPELPAAKIERFVEEYDIPRYDAEVLAAERAIADYYDALVKLHGNGKLCSNWVMGEVQRALNDNGLEINDCPVTPQLLAGMLKRIDDNTISGKIAKKVFDAMWKSGKDADTIIEEQGLKQVTDLSAIEPLVDEVLAANPGQVAEYRGGKEKLLGFFVGQIMKASKGKANPATLNELLKKKLAGE
- the gatA gene encoding Asp-tRNA(Asn)/Glu-tRNA(Gln) amidotransferase subunit GatA; the encoded protein is MQLTDLTIHQLHDLLREGKTSAQEVTRAFLDRIAATDERVNAFITVCEQDALLQAEAADARLKAGDDALLTGIPLALKDIFVTEGLRTTCASKILSNFVPPYNGTAVAKLKEQGAVILGKLNMDEFAMGSSNENSAFGPVRNPWKVDCVPGGSSGGSAACVAARQAIATLGTDTGGSIRQPASHCGVVGLKPTYGRVSRYGVIAYASSLDQVGPVTRDVEDCAMLLGAVAGYDPADSTSVDVPVPDYRATLKDGVKGLKVGLPKEYFIEGLDPDVKQAVEKAVDTLRELGAEPVEVSLPHTDYAVACYYLIATAEASSNLARYDGVRYGQRVDREQGLIDMYMQSRAAGFGPEVKRRIMLGTYALSSGYYDAYYLKAQKVRTLIRQDFLDAFNQVDVILTPVAPTPAFQIGEKTADPLQMYLSDIFTIPVNLAGTCGMSLPCGMSQKGLPIGLQLIGRPFGEETLLRTAYAFEQAGDWHCKKAPL
- the gatC gene encoding Asp-tRNA(Asn)/Glu-tRNA(Gln) amidotransferase subunit GatC, whose protein sequence is MKITRTQVEHVAQLARLALSKDELEALTSEMDAILGYVEKLNELDTDHIVPTAHAVPMENAFREDTARPSIGTEKALQNAPEANDGCFLVPKVIE
- a CDS encoding response regulator; this translates as MTSNRKKFGEILLEMGVISENDLDTALSRQRVSKKPLGQVFEELGVICDKDILRILARQFNLKKVEEIGRPPVPKEVLELIDGEMALENLIFPLGISNGKLLLATSDPLNFSAMDKLAFRTGLQVEPYLATPTEITRAIKKYYLKETAADDNQNQTVLVVDDQQPYRVTLCNHLQKDGYTVIEAENGADGLKQVLSHQPKLILLETGLRGMDGKDVFRTLQTNSLTRQVPVIALSSRAYPEEEAKYLDMGFFDFIAKPYNYVRLMARVRRALCFNRACPVVSLGDVPYPGLKKIDAHQM
- a CDS encoding OmpA family protein; the protein is MKRILICISIACLILAGCSQPMTRTQKGTAIGAGAGAVVGAGLGQLIGGDTEGTLIGAGIGAALGGTAGGFFANYMEKQEIAMNQALAGVEGASVQRDMEVLAVTFKSDVLFDVNSYALKPGGYDELQRVSQVLNNYPQTNIQVAGHTDSTGSEAYNQKLSEQRAMAVKNMLAGYGVSAMRLTTIGFGETKPIASNVTESGRQLNRRVAITITPRQQQQQYQN